Proteins from a genomic interval of Paenibacillus sp. FSL R5-0623:
- the minD gene encoding septum site-determining protein MinD, with protein sequence MGEAIVITSGKGGVGKTTTSANIGTALALLGKKVCLVDTDIGLRNLDVVMGLENRIIYDLCDVADGRCRLNQALVKDKRFEELYMLPAAQTRDKNSVSPEQVKDIILELKKDFEYVIIDCPAGIEQGFKNAVAGADQAIVVTTPENAAVRDADRVIGLLESSHIQSPKLVVNRIRNNMVKSGDMLDIDGILQVLNIDLIGIVPDDELVIKAANSGEPTVMNPDSLAAIAYRNIARRILGDTVPLMQLEQKKGAFTRFKKFFGMG encoded by the coding sequence ATGGGAGAGGCGATCGTGATCACTTCGGGTAAAGGCGGCGTGGGTAAAACAACCACCTCGGCAAACATCGGGACAGCGCTGGCGCTGCTCGGCAAAAAGGTTTGTCTGGTAGATACCGATATCGGCCTTCGTAATTTGGATGTCGTCATGGGACTCGAAAACCGTATTATTTACGATCTGTGCGACGTTGCGGACGGCCGCTGCCGTCTGAATCAGGCTTTGGTCAAAGACAAGCGTTTCGAAGAATTATATATGTTGCCTGCTGCGCAGACGAGAGACAAAAACTCAGTGTCGCCAGAACAGGTCAAGGATATTATCCTTGAATTGAAAAAAGATTTTGAGTACGTCATTATTGATTGCCCAGCTGGCATAGAGCAGGGTTTCAAAAATGCGGTAGCAGGAGCAGATCAGGCCATCGTGGTCACTACACCGGAAAATGCTGCAGTACGTGATGCGGATCGTGTCATCGGCCTGCTGGAGAGTTCGCACATTCAATCACCAAAGTTGGTGGTGAATCGAATTCGCAATAATATGGTTAAATCGGGTGACATGTTAGATATCGATGGTATTTTACAAGTACTTAATATTGACCTGATTGGCATTGTGCCTGATGATGAACTGGTCATCAAAGCTGCCAATTCAGGAGAACCTACGGTCATGAATCCGGATTCACTTGCGGCGATTGCGTATCGAAATATCGCACGACGCATTCTGGGAGATACGGTCCCATTAATGCAGCTGGAGCAGAAAAAGGGAGCTTTCACTCGTTTCAAAAAGTTCTTCGGAATGGGTTAA
- the minC gene encoding septum site-determining protein MinC: MTVKSNHVTIKGIRDGLVFLLDDQCEFEELLYELRYKLEHSHQNILTGPIVHVDIKLGAREVTEDQKEAILDILKQKGNLLIRSIDSPALQPEVKGPPPIVTMCGMVRSGQVLHHEGNLLFLGDINPGGTVTCTGDIYVLGSLRGMAHAGIGGDEEAIIAASVFAPTQLRIADIISRPPDEWESRETGMEFAYLQDNQMQIDKMSNIVRLRRDFNVFKGV, translated from the coding sequence ATGACGGTAAAATCGAATCACGTAACGATTAAAGGCATCCGAGACGGCCTGGTTTTCCTGTTGGACGATCAATGTGAATTCGAGGAATTGCTCTATGAGCTCCGCTATAAGCTGGAACACAGCCATCAAAATATTTTGACCGGACCGATTGTTCATGTGGATATCAAGTTGGGTGCCCGCGAAGTGACAGAGGACCAGAAAGAAGCAATCCTCGATATATTGAAGCAAAAAGGGAATTTGCTTATTCGATCCATCGACTCACCTGCACTCCAACCGGAGGTTAAAGGACCGCCGCCGATTGTAACCATGTGTGGTATGGTGCGTTCAGGTCAGGTGCTTCATCATGAAGGAAATCTCCTGTTTCTTGGGGATATCAATCCGGGGGGCACAGTGACGTGTACCGGAGATATATATGTGTTGGGTTCACTCAGAGGTATGGCTCATGCCGGAATTGGCGGGGACGAGGAAGCGATCATTGCCGCTTCGGTATTTGCACCGACGCAGCTACGGATTGCGGATATCATCAGTCGTCCTCCCGATGAATGGGAGAGCCGAGAGACCGGAATGGAATTTGCTTACTTACAGGACAATCAGATGCAGATAGACAAAATGAGCAATATCGTTCGGTTACGCCGAGATTTTAATGTGTTTAAAGGAGTGTAG
- the mreD gene encoding rod shape-determining protein MreD yields the protein MVTRKQVLFLLLFVLFIAEGTILPLLIPSGWHMRISANLVYIVILFIAVYHHRHTALVLGIFFGLLHDVVFYGEMIGPYGFSMGLSAYMMGLIFQAPRAPLPVMVSVVILGSLLNDTMLFFLYKLFQLNHVTFDWALIEYMIPNLFIHFVFALIIYVPLRKQLERIGKRRSKTEEAS from the coding sequence ATGGTAACGCGCAAGCAAGTTTTGTTCCTGTTACTATTCGTTTTGTTCATTGCGGAAGGCACAATTTTGCCGCTGCTTATCCCTTCTGGCTGGCACATGCGTATTTCTGCCAATCTGGTCTATATCGTAATTTTGTTTATCGCTGTATATCATCATCGTCATACGGCACTAGTACTCGGTATATTTTTTGGACTATTGCATGACGTTGTATTCTACGGCGAGATGATTGGACCTTATGGATTCTCGATGGGATTATCGGCATACATGATGGGACTCATTTTTCAAGCACCTCGTGCACCCTTGCCGGTTATGGTATCGGTTGTCATTTTGGGAAGTCTGCTTAATGACACCATGCTATTTTTCCTGTACAAGCTCTTCCAACTTAACCACGTGACCTTTGACTGGGCGTTGATTGAATACATGATTCCTAATTTGTTCATTCATTTTGTGTTTGCCTTGATCATATATGTCCCGCTTCGGAAACAACTGGAGCGGATCGGCAAGAGACGGAGCAAGACAGAAGAAGCTTCCTAA
- the mreC gene encoding rod shape-determining protein MreC: MFELFKLLGNKRLFVLLVGLVTFIALMGFTLSPRTTLSWPEKFLKDSVGFVQYVFYKPASYVAGFFKDVANMRTVYDENEELRIAMGHYTRDRLKYNDMEQVNEQLQKALNFTEEQKNRYNYGSRIAQVISANSDPNSRTINIDIGENAGIKPGMAVTSQEGLVGVISHVSSYTSTVNLLTSMDANDPTSNAIAATAVGKDKVFGMIESYDPKTGMLKMTKISEDSNIQKDDEIISSGIINNFPKYMRIGKVKSVEKSEYGLTKTATIEPYASFLDWKELIVIIPPEVKE, encoded by the coding sequence GTGTTCGAACTGTTTAAACTGCTAGGCAACAAAAGACTTTTTGTTTTGCTGGTGGGCCTTGTTACATTTATCGCGTTAATGGGCTTTACGCTCAGTCCGCGAACCACTCTATCCTGGCCGGAGAAATTCCTGAAGGATTCAGTTGGATTTGTACAATACGTATTTTACAAGCCCGCTTCCTATGTAGCGGGCTTTTTCAAAGATGTAGCGAACATGCGTACGGTATATGATGAGAATGAAGAGCTTCGCATCGCGATGGGTCACTATACCCGGGATCGGCTGAAATACAATGATATGGAGCAAGTGAATGAGCAACTTCAGAAAGCGCTCAATTTCACAGAAGAACAGAAGAATCGCTATAATTACGGTTCACGAATTGCTCAGGTTATCAGTGCCAATTCGGATCCAAATAGCAGAACCATTAACATTGATATCGGTGAAAATGCGGGAATCAAGCCGGGGATGGCCGTTACCTCCCAGGAAGGGCTGGTCGGCGTGATCAGTCATGTCAGCTCATATACATCAACGGTTAATCTGTTAACGTCCATGGACGCCAACGATCCGACATCTAATGCCATTGCAGCAACGGCGGTGGGTAAAGATAAAGTGTTTGGTATGATAGAGAGTTATGATCCGAAGACGGGCATGCTCAAAATGACCAAAATCTCAGAAGATTCTAATATCCAAAAGGATGATGAGATTATCTCCTCCGGAATTATTAACAATTTTCCGAAGTACATGCGGATTGGTAAAGTGAAGAGTGTCGAGAAAAGTGAGTATGGTTTAACCAAAACAGCTACAATTGAGCCATATGCCAGCTTCCTTGACTGGAAAGAGCTGATTGTCATTATCCCGCCTGAGGTAAAAGAATAA
- a CDS encoding rod shape-determining protein, translated as MFGGFTKDLGIDLGTANTLVYVRGKGIVVREPSVVAIRTDTNSIEAVGEAAKKMIGRTPGNIRAIRPMKDGVIADFDTTATMIKYFIREAQKQRSMFQRHPNVMVCVPSGITAVEQRAVEDATKQAGAREAYTIEEPFAAAIGADLPVWEPTGSMVVDIGGGTTEVAVISLGGIVTSRSVRVAGDEMDESVIQYIKRQYNLMIGERTSEQLKMDIGSAMPLEQVETMEIRGRDLVTGLPKTITITSDEISEALADTVNAIVEAVKVTLEKCPPELAADIMDRGIVLTGGGALLRNLDKLLAGETGMPVIVAENPLDCVAIGTGKALENIHLFKSRSSSAVRSKR; from the coding sequence ATGTTTGGTGGTTTTACGAAAGATTTGGGTATTGACTTGGGGACAGCAAATACGTTGGTTTATGTACGAGGAAAAGGAATTGTGGTGCGCGAACCTTCGGTTGTCGCTATACGGACAGATACAAATAGCATCGAGGCAGTAGGTGAAGCCGCTAAAAAAATGATTGGACGTACACCAGGTAACATTCGTGCCATTCGTCCAATGAAAGATGGCGTTATTGCCGATTTCGATACAACGGCAACGATGATCAAATATTTCATCCGTGAAGCGCAGAAACAACGCTCTATGTTCCAGCGTCATCCAAACGTGATGGTATGTGTACCATCCGGGATCACGGCAGTAGAACAACGTGCGGTTGAAGATGCAACCAAACAGGCTGGAGCACGTGAAGCCTATACAATTGAAGAGCCTTTTGCAGCTGCAATCGGTGCAGATCTGCCTGTATGGGAACCAACGGGTAGTATGGTTGTAGATATCGGTGGCGGCACAACGGAAGTGGCTGTTATCTCACTTGGTGGTATTGTTACGAGCCGTTCAGTTCGTGTAGCAGGTGACGAGATGGATGAATCCGTTATCCAGTACATCAAACGCCAATACAATCTGATGATCGGTGAGCGTACATCAGAGCAATTGAAGATGGATATTGGATCAGCTATGCCATTGGAACAAGTAGAAACGATGGAAATTCGTGGACGTGACCTTGTAACAGGTCTGCCGAAGACTATTACGATTACTTCGGACGAGATCAGTGAAGCGCTGGCTGATACGGTGAATGCAATTGTTGAAGCAGTAAAAGTAACACTGGAAAAATGCCCGCCAGAACTTGCTGCCGATATCATGGATCGGGGTATCGTTCTTACAGGTGGTGGGGCATTGCTTCGTAACCTGGACAAGCTTCTCGCTGGTGAGACAGGAATGCCTGTCATTGTGGCTGAGAATCCGCTGGATTGTGTAGCAATCGGAACAGGTAAAGCGCTAGAGAATATTCATTTGTTCAAAAGCAGAAGCAGTTCGGCAGTTCGTTCCAAACGTTAA
- the radC gene encoding DNA repair protein RadC, whose product MESPQYMMRDIPQEERPRERMMEYGAGALSHAELLAILLRTGTRQESAVHMAQRILAEAGGIRSLMDLSLEELTTMKGIGNAKAVQLKAGIELGHRIAKSRLTQSTSIRTPRDAADILIEQLRYLQKEHFVCLFLNSKNHIIAQETLSMGSLNASIVHPREVFRAAIKCSSASIVCAHNHPSGDPTPSPEDIQITKRLIEAGGIVGIDVLDHIIIGDGTYVSLKEKGLV is encoded by the coding sequence ATGGAGTCGCCTCAATACATGATGCGCGACATCCCCCAGGAAGAACGCCCGAGAGAACGCATGATGGAATACGGGGCGGGCGCCTTAAGCCATGCTGAATTGCTGGCAATTTTACTTCGAACAGGCACAAGACAGGAATCCGCGGTGCATATGGCACAGCGGATTCTGGCCGAAGCGGGTGGCATTCGCTCGTTGATGGATTTGAGTCTGGAAGAACTGACCACGATGAAAGGGATCGGTAATGCCAAGGCTGTGCAATTGAAAGCTGGCATTGAGCTGGGTCATCGGATTGCCAAGAGCAGACTCACACAGTCGACCTCAATACGTACACCGCGTGATGCAGCTGATATCCTGATCGAACAATTGCGTTACTTGCAAAAAGAACATTTTGTGTGTCTTTTTCTGAATAGCAAAAATCATATTATTGCCCAGGAAACACTCTCCATGGGCAGCCTTAACGCTTCGATTGTACATCCACGTGAAGTGTTCCGGGCTGCCATCAAATGCAGCAGCGCATCGATTGTGTGCGCACACAACCATCCCAGTGGTGATCCTACGCCCAGTCCAGAGGATATCCAAATAACCAAGAGACTGATTGAAGCAGGCGGTATTGTTGGCATTGACGTGCTTGATCATATTATTATCGGAGATGGAACGTACGTAAGTTTGAAGGAGAAGGGCTTAGTATAA
- a CDS encoding Maf family protein, with the protein MLPWHKEPFILDNTQQRPIILASTSPRRKELIASLHLAFDVIPSHANEDTPPEWTPEQTVQELALRKALAVYRGLEGHEQEGIIVGSDTVVVLDGEILGKPVDEADAERMLSRLQGRVHRVFTGVACIDAGNGQSLVHYRQTDVTMKELSDATIRAYVQTGEPSDKAGSYAIQGIGASMIDRIEGCYFNVVGLPLSLLSDMLDGFGVHVLPRT; encoded by the coding sequence ATGTTGCCGTGGCATAAGGAGCCGTTCATTTTGGATAACACACAACAGCGCCCTATTATTCTGGCCTCCACATCGCCTCGGCGCAAAGAACTGATCGCATCACTCCACCTAGCGTTTGATGTAATACCAAGTCATGCCAATGAAGACACACCACCAGAGTGGACACCTGAACAGACGGTGCAGGAGCTTGCTTTGCGCAAGGCACTTGCCGTGTATCGCGGGCTTGAAGGCCACGAGCAGGAAGGCATTATTGTTGGTAGTGACACCGTTGTTGTTCTGGATGGTGAGATTCTAGGCAAACCTGTAGACGAAGCAGATGCTGAACGTATGTTATCCCGGCTGCAGGGCCGCGTACATCGGGTGTTTACGGGCGTCGCTTGTATTGATGCGGGCAATGGACAGTCGTTAGTTCATTACCGCCAGACCGATGTAACGATGAAAGAGCTGTCTGATGCAACCATCCGTGCTTATGTGCAGACAGGTGAGCCTTCAGACAAGGCAGGATCATATGCCATTCAGGGCATTGGTGCTTCAATGATCGATCGTATCGAAGGATGTTATTTTAATGTGGTTGGCTTGCCGCTATCTTTGCTAAGTGATATGTTGGATGGGTTCGGCGTACATGTGTTGCCACGAACATGA
- a CDS encoding DUF4321 domain-containing protein translates to MKKNFGMLLLFLLLGWMAGAWIAKALQPVKAVAFLTKATTIRWSPQADLDIISYDISLQFQMSLLSLIGMIAAVWLYRRL, encoded by the coding sequence ATGAAAAAAAACTTCGGCATGTTATTGCTGTTTCTGCTGCTCGGCTGGATGGCCGGAGCGTGGATCGCCAAGGCACTGCAGCCTGTTAAGGCAGTAGCCTTTCTTACGAAAGCCACGACCATACGTTGGTCGCCGCAGGCTGATCTGGATATTATCAGTTATGATATTTCACTTCAATTTCAAATGAGCCTTCTGAGTCTGATCGGTATGATTGCCGCTGTGTGGCTGTATCGCAGACTGTAG
- a CDS encoding SPOR domain-containing protein has product MSNARMTFRFGDHESDKPENKRISASSPLVTLSEELPHNQPLTPKQINTTPSWTPEDIPGDWGETVLTSSTVPEPDERVSHDSNLNLDETHYFGNRSGSGYVNHTDNPEEERRDLSNTHDDQGHDWLADSENYSYKRNRPPRGWKMIGSVTGALVTGALFGMVILSFFNKEGAVKPGDLLPVNQAVSTVTGQEGTAGTEQQLQTAATGSTYYALQYGVFSSPERAEQAKLELAQAGIAAGSDPEDGNRVYAGISADREEAKLLSSRLKAQGVELYVKEIVNPEINPAIFGGKQEDVQLFFTNSSALVEQLSTLSIQQLGQSAPAAVSTETMTAIQNKHQSWLTGLNSLTPGLTADVQPIIGGMEKSMNSAITAIAEYNKNPDDVHMWSVQSDLMEYVLQQKKWLEAIKQ; this is encoded by the coding sequence GTGAGCAATGCTAGAATGACGTTTCGCTTCGGAGATCATGAGTCGGACAAGCCTGAGAACAAGAGGATATCCGCGTCCAGTCCATTGGTGACGTTAAGTGAAGAATTACCGCATAATCAACCGCTAACACCTAAGCAGATAAATACAACCCCATCATGGACGCCTGAGGATATCCCCGGAGACTGGGGAGAGACGGTGCTGACAAGCTCTACTGTACCTGAACCTGACGAGCGGGTGAGTCATGATTCGAACTTGAACTTGGATGAGACCCATTATTTTGGGAACCGTTCCGGTTCCGGTTATGTTAATCACACCGATAATCCGGAGGAAGAGCGTCGTGATCTGTCCAATACACATGATGATCAGGGCCACGACTGGCTTGCAGATTCGGAGAACTATTCCTATAAACGCAATCGCCCTCCAAGGGGATGGAAAATGATTGGTTCTGTCACTGGGGCACTTGTTACCGGAGCACTTTTTGGCATGGTTATTCTTTCATTTTTTAATAAAGAAGGAGCCGTCAAGCCAGGCGATCTTCTTCCCGTCAATCAGGCAGTTTCCACTGTGACGGGTCAGGAGGGAACTGCAGGTACAGAGCAGCAGCTTCAGACAGCGGCGACTGGCAGCACGTATTATGCACTTCAATACGGCGTGTTCAGTTCTCCTGAACGAGCTGAGCAGGCGAAGCTTGAACTGGCGCAGGCAGGTATAGCCGCAGGTTCTGATCCTGAAGATGGCAATCGAGTATATGCAGGCATTTCGGCTGATCGTGAAGAGGCCAAGCTACTTAGCTCCAGGCTAAAAGCCCAGGGAGTCGAACTGTACGTCAAGGAGATCGTGAACCCTGAGATCAATCCGGCTATATTCGGTGGCAAGCAAGAGGATGTGCAGCTTTTCTTCACAAACAGTTCTGCACTGGTGGAACAATTATCTACCTTGTCCATTCAGCAGCTGGGTCAGTCTGCTCCGGCAGCAGTCTCTACAGAAACGATGACCGCGATTCAAAATAAGCACCAGTCATGGCTGACCGGATTGAATAGTCTTACACCTGGCCTGACCGCGGATGTACAACCTATTATTGGCGGAATGGAGAAATCAATGAACAGTGCAATTACGGCTATCGCAGAGTACAACAAAAACCCGGATGATGTGCACATGTGGTCCGTGCAGTCCGATCTGATGGAATATGTACTGCAGCAGAAAAAATGGCTTGAAGCGATAAAGCAGTAA
- the murC gene encoding UDP-N-acetylmuramate--L-alanine ligase, whose amino-acid sequence MSAIARVMLEMGYTVTGSDVASQELTEKLAAKGAKIYIGHTAEHVTGADLVVYSTAAPADNVERVAAAELNIPILHRSQMLARLLNERKGVAVAGAHGKTTTSSMIALVMDKCDTDPTYIIGGEIMNVGTNAKAGQGDWVVAEADESDGSFLQYHPWLGIVTNIEADHLENYNSDFEELKKAYVQFLSQIRPEGTAIVCSDDENVQAILPELKSRITTYGIDRAADYTATDIVLGDRRISFTMNHQGTAMGTVELSVPGKHNVYNAMATVITCLEAGIPFEKIVAAIIQFHGAKRRFQVLGEARDMLIIDDYAHHPTEIEATISAAKATGKRIIAVFQPQRYTRTFFLLDAFSRAFAEADEVLITDIYSPAGEKQIEGVTSARLVELIVQNSNASARYLPTKEEVVADLQHRLQPGDLVITMGAGDIWKVGDTLAKGLK is encoded by the coding sequence ATGAGTGCCATCGCAAGAGTTATGTTGGAAATGGGATACACCGTTACCGGATCGGATGTCGCTTCACAGGAGTTGACCGAGAAGTTGGCAGCCAAGGGGGCGAAAATATATATCGGACATACGGCAGAGCACGTCACTGGAGCAGACCTTGTTGTCTACTCTACGGCAGCGCCTGCTGATAATGTGGAACGGGTAGCAGCTGCAGAGCTGAACATTCCGATTCTGCATCGTTCCCAGATGCTTGCACGTTTGTTGAACGAACGTAAAGGTGTGGCTGTTGCTGGAGCTCACGGTAAAACAACCACCTCATCCATGATTGCACTTGTTATGGATAAATGTGATACGGACCCGACATATATCATTGGCGGAGAGATCATGAATGTGGGCACCAACGCCAAGGCAGGCCAGGGCGACTGGGTAGTTGCTGAGGCGGACGAGAGCGACGGTTCATTTTTGCAGTACCATCCATGGCTCGGTATTGTAACCAATATTGAAGCAGATCATCTGGAGAATTACAACAGTGATTTTGAGGAGCTCAAAAAGGCTTATGTGCAGTTCTTGAGCCAGATTCGTCCGGAAGGAACAGCAATTGTGTGTTCTGACGACGAGAATGTTCAAGCGATTTTGCCAGAACTCAAGTCACGGATTACAACCTATGGTATTGATCGTGCTGCAGATTATACGGCAACGGATATTGTACTGGGCGATCGACGTATCTCCTTTACGATGAATCATCAGGGTACTGCTATGGGCACGGTGGAATTATCAGTGCCGGGTAAGCATAACGTTTATAATGCGATGGCTACTGTGATTACCTGTCTGGAAGCAGGCATTCCATTTGAGAAGATTGTGGCAGCTATCATCCAGTTCCACGGAGCCAAACGCAGATTCCAGGTATTGGGCGAGGCGCGTGATATGCTGATCATTGATGATTATGCTCATCACCCGACTGAGATCGAAGCTACCATTAGTGCAGCCAAAGCAACGGGCAAACGTATTATTGCGGTATTCCAGCCACAGCGTTATACGCGGACGTTCTTCCTGCTTGATGCATTCAGTCGTGCTTTTGCGGAAGCGGATGAGGTGCTTATTACGGATATCTATTCTCCTGCGGGCGAAAAACAGATCGAAGGGGTAACCTCAGCCAGACTGGTTGAACTGATCGTTCAAAACAGTAATGCTTCTGCACGTTACCTCCCTACAAAAGAAGAAGTTGTAGCTGATCTGCAACATCGTCTGCAGCCAGGAGATCTTGTGATTACGATGGGTGCAGGGGATATTTGGAAAGTCGGCGATACACTTGCCAAAGGTTTGAAATAA